Proteins encoded within one genomic window of Humulus lupulus chromosome 1, drHumLupu1.1, whole genome shotgun sequence:
- the LOC133798401 gene encoding small ribosomal subunit protein uS11m isoform X2, whose product MYSLFRSRYARRSPSLISLLARDNAQFTGSRSFSVIPGKSGRKVAHHVCGLSASSNLSSSVMHFKGVSAPYALSFLSSIHSGIMKEIENRENPMNFVRGIIQQNERNPRGFIPQDERNLRGFIPQDERNPRGFIPQDERNPMNFVRGIIQQDERNFMGGSRFPRYNVEHDADFVHIKLMRNNTFVTVTDSKGNKKIGASAGSLPEMKGGAKQSRYAAEATAEHVGRMSKNLGLKSVVMKVKGFTFFKKKKQAIISWREGFTNSRGDQNPIVYIEDTTRRPHNGCRLPKKRRT is encoded by the exons ATGTATTCTCTTTTTCGCTCCCGTTATGCTCGTCGATCTCCGTCCCTGATCTCTCTCCTTGCTCGTGACAATGCTCAGTTCACTGGTTCGAGGTCTTTCTCTGTGATTCCCGGAAAATCTG GGAGAAAGGTTGCACACCATGTTTGCGGACTTTCTGCTAGCTCAAATTTGAGTTCCAGTGTTATGCATTTCAAGGGTGTCTCTGCTCCATATGCTTTGAGTTTCCTTTCTTCCATACATTCTGGAATCATGAAAGAAATTGAGAACAGAGAGAATCCCATGAACTTTGTAAGGGGCATTATACAACAAAATGAAAGAAACCCAAGGGGTTTTATCCCTCAAGATGAAAGAAACCTGAGGGGTTTTATACCACAAGATGAAAGAAACCCAAGGGGTTTTATACCACAAGATGAAAGAAACCCCATGAACTTTGTAAGGGGTATCATACAACAAGATGAAAGAAATTTCATGGGGGGTTCTCGCTTTCCTCGatataatgttgagcatgatgcTGATTTTGTCCACATAAAGTTGATGCGTAACAATACGTTTGTTACAGTCACAGATTCAAAGGGAAACAAAAAGATTGGGGCTTCAGCTGGATCTTTGCCAGAAATGAAAGGAGGGGCAAAGCAATCTCGATATGCTGCTGAAGCAACTGCAGAGCATGTAGGAAGAATGTCAAAAAATCTTGGATTAAAATCAGTTGTGATGAAGGTGAAAGGGTTTACtttctttaaaaagaaaaaacaagcaATTATAAGCTGGAGAGAGGGGTTTACTAATTCACGAGGGGATCAGAATCCAATAGTATACATTGAGGATACAACTCGGCGTCCCCATAATGGCTGCCGGCTTCCCAAAAAGCGCCGTACTTAG
- the LOC133798401 gene encoding uncharacterized protein LOC133798401 isoform X1, which translates to MYSLFRSRYARRSPSLISLLARDNAQFTGSRSFSVIPGKSGPQESSLGSSKSFDCIAGRKVAHHVCGLSASSNLSSSVMHFKGVSAPYALSFLSSIHSGIMKEIENRENPMNFVRGIIQQNERNPRGFIPQDERNLRGFIPQDERNPRGFIPQDERNPMNFVRGIIQQDERNFMGGSRFPRYNVEHDADFVHIKLMRNNTFVTVTDSKGNKKIGASAGSLPEMKGGAKQSRYAAEATAEHVGRMSKNLGLKSVVMKVKGFTFFKKKKQAIISWREGFTNSRGDQNPIVYIEDTTRRPHNGCRLPKKRRT; encoded by the exons ATGTATTCTCTTTTTCGCTCCCGTTATGCTCGTCGATCTCCGTCCCTGATCTCTCTCCTTGCTCGTGACAATGCTCAGTTCACTGGTTCGAGGTCTTTCTCTGTGATTCCCGGAAAATCTG GTCCCCAAGAGAGTTCTCTAGGAAGTTCAAAATCTTTTGACTGCATTGCAGGGAGAAAGGTTGCACACCATGTTTGCGGACTTTCTGCTAGCTCAAATTTGAGTTCCAGTGTTATGCATTTCAAGGGTGTCTCTGCTCCATATGCTTTGAGTTTCCTTTCTTCCATACATTCTGGAATCATGAAAGAAATTGAGAACAGAGAGAATCCCATGAACTTTGTAAGGGGCATTATACAACAAAATGAAAGAAACCCAAGGGGTTTTATCCCTCAAGATGAAAGAAACCTGAGGGGTTTTATACCACAAGATGAAAGAAACCCAAGGGGTTTTATACCACAAGATGAAAGAAACCCCATGAACTTTGTAAGGGGTATCATACAACAAGATGAAAGAAATTTCATGGGGGGTTCTCGCTTTCCTCGatataatgttgagcatgatgcTGATTTTGTCCACATAAAGTTGATGCGTAACAATACGTTTGTTACAGTCACAGATTCAAAGGGAAACAAAAAGATTGGGGCTTCAGCTGGATCTTTGCCAGAAATGAAAGGAGGGGCAAAGCAATCTCGATATGCTGCTGAAGCAACTGCAGAGCATGTAGGAAGAATGTCAAAAAATCTTGGATTAAAATCAGTTGTGATGAAGGTGAAAGGGTTTACtttctttaaaaagaaaaaacaagcaATTATAAGCTGGAGAGAGGGGTTTACTAATTCACGAGGGGATCAGAATCCAATAGTATACATTGAGGATACAACTCGGCGTCCCCATAATGGCTGCCGGCTTCCCAAAAAGCGCCGTACTTAG